From the genome of Athalia rosae chromosome 3, iyAthRosa1.1, whole genome shotgun sequence:
GCGATTATttacgttttcgtttttttcgtccgtcGTTAAATCATTTTTGCCCCATTctattataggtatgtacaaaaAATCTTGtcgctttcaaaatttatgatttccttttctcacaaggatattattatcattattgttattattatattatgtatattgcaCTAAcgaaatgacaataataatattatggtatcgatgtaataaaataaaaatataaaattataaaactaTTAACAAATATACATCTTAGTAgtcatgaaataaaaaaattcaccgcatTCAATGACAAGtacggttgtttttttgtattttcaagaatttttttgagcTTTCTTTCGTCTAAAGACATATTTTAGTTTTGtatcttgtttcttttttttcatagttaATTTTACGTTTTACATGTACGTTAattgtttgtattttattatttattttgtctcTTCTCTCATGTTCTAAAATCTTGAATATGAGTGCGCGTTGCTGATGTGCAATtgtaaaaaagatgaaattccAACGTAAATTTGTctgcttggaaaatttttttgttttttaaatctaCACGGAAGATAAATACTGCACCTATTCGtgtaatatgtataggtatgtcgtatgtttcgtttaattttttaggtttttctcttcgaatgtgttattttttttcctctcattagCGAGAAGGTCTACAATTATAAGGTAGTTTATAATATGAGCTGCTCTACAAATTCTATGTAAATACTACAGtcgtataaataaaactaaataatTCTCGACGAAAGTTATTTTCACAATCACCGTACGGTGCGTTATTCTATACGTTAAAATGTCAGACTAAAATTCAAGCTTTGcacgaattttcaacgattcatttgatcgaacaattttttttgatcaacgCACCAACGTAGTACGATTTAAAACAGAGTCTTGTCGGATGAAATTATTCTCGTGGATCAAAATATCGCGAATGTTCGTTAGcgaatagaatgaaaattaatacgccaaaaagaaaaaatcattctgGACAATTAAAATTACTGAGAAATCTTCAACTTTAGGGCGACTATGCGTCAAAGATTTTACTATATAACTTTACGTCATGACAAACTTAAATTAATATCGATCGCACCTTGAACTTTGATATCCGTGATAAGGCCTTAGAACAGGCAATGGCAATGTACTGCAGACGTTTTATCGGCTACTGGATATTTTGTGCTTACGAAAATAGTGTGCATCTCTAGTTCCAGAATATGTACTTCGAAATATTGTAACCTTCTGACTCCTCATAACTTATTATCTGTTTCTTACAAAAACGTGgctaacaattttcaaaaatcagttTCTGAGCTGTCTCTTCTCAAGACAAAGATTATGACAATGACGACTATTAATTCTCAgtgtacaaaatttttgtaattaatttttaatataccCTTACGATAGAGCTATccaaatatatttaatttatatacctagATAGTACCGCTCGAGAATTCGAGAGTCTCAGGTCCTTCGAATAAGCGTGATATCTGGCTTCGCTAAGAATCGCAGGGTGTCAATATCTCCTCAACACTCAATATCTCTCATCGATTCACGTATGCAAACGTATTACTGTATACTTGTGCTATAATCGCCCTCCCCAAATCAATGAGTTTCAGGTTCAAGACTGGCTCCCACAAATAGtaattacataatatatattcatatgtgaatatatataaatatatatctatatatatatcacaaAAAGTCGTGGCAATTCGTCCAGAGAAGCCTGTAATAAGGGTTAAAAAGCTCGATGGTATTCACATGTTGTACGCAACGTAAATTGGGTCTATTTGATCCGCTAGGAAACCGTCACGCAGATGCATTCGTTGTTTCTCGCCGCGTGAATTTATTGGTACGACACCCGGGTCCACAACAACGACAACTCCGACAACAAGATGATGCTCTTCCAGAACTGCACTTGTCACCAAAGCCACCAGATCCAGAGCCTCACTTTCACTGCCATCCAATTCAACAACGACCACCAGCAGATTTGTCCACGTGAATACAGCACTGTAACAATATCGATCATAATCATATGCATAATGCTCATCTATCCTATGCGATTGGTAAAATGCTAAACTTTGAGGCATCCAATCTCATCGATAGGATATTCCAGGGAATACtcctgtttgaaaataatcagctGATTGTTCTACATGAGAAATTAATTGTAGGATCTGAAAGCCAGCGTATATTATGGTAATTTTGTACGTGAATTCGATCTGATAAGTGATGGAcgtaaattattcatcaatattGCACCTGGTTTGATAAGATGCCGCTGTTGAGGCGTAACAAATAGCCTTGCAGAGGCATGGATGCGCTGAAGATTATGTAACTCTCGCTATACAATCATAATGTAATTATGAATGAGAGTATGATTGATAAAGTGATAATAATTGGAGAGATATTTAAGAGCTGCAGTAGGCAGCTGGTGATTAACTCGGACTAATCAGTCGGATCGCGGCAGTCAAACAAGATAGAAGATCATGCCGATGAGAGACCTTGATTTATCCGTACGAGTACGTCGACCGTTGTAATTCAAACCATTGAATCCGCGGTTCAATTACTGTGGATGCCGTGTCATACAATCAACTCGATCAATGTCAATAGATAAAGATGCTTTGTGTTTTCAGAGTACATTTCTCCCgaagaatatttcaaagaagCTCGGAGATATTGGTGATACCCTGGGAACTATGGTTCTtggtgttaatttttttcaaatgaatcgaTTTAAAAATTACTTCTCTAACGATCTAAGCTTCTGCCAAGAAAATAGCATTCAACGCTCTTGTGGCTACGCGATTAGCTCGCTTGGCGCATGTGACTTGAAGAACGTAtattaaaagaataaaatttctgaTCTGTACCTGCGCACCAGACTTGTTATACGCAAGAGCATGgtgtaaaaatatcaattatctAATCGCTTTTGAGCCTGTCTTTCAAGGGCCGTGTTAATGTATTACGGGATCGAGACTTTGTTGATTTCAGTTACAACTTCACAagtgtattattattagaaaATGTTGATTGTCATTAAGACTCGATTATTAGTTGGtaagaaagaaataacaaataaagatATGATGAGAGCTCAAAGAATTCAACGGAAatataaaactttttcaacaaaaaaaaacatcaagcTGAGCGCAGCAGGTGATCAAGAAGACCAAACATTATAGTCGATTCATGACAAATATTGAACAAGCTGTTCTTTCTATATCGACGTTTGTTATTAGCCCGCCAAATATAAAATACTGAAAATCCACGTTTACTCGAATCTATTTGCGAAGAATTCGAGCAAAGTGATTTATAGAGCTTTACACAGATGTGCGACTTTGTCCCAATTCCCTCCGAGACAAATTATGTATTTGctttccgaatttcaaaagtcAGAATCATGAGTCAATAAAAatacacgattttttttttttatgaaaaattgtttgatcaTGAGTTTCAAGGGGGAGAGCTTCCTTTTCTGATGCAAACTCGTTATTCACCCGTAACATTAAGGAAAACATTGTAAAAGTCTGAAGAACGAAGAGACTGTTCATTTTTAATGTGTTTATGCAATCAGCATTCTCACacaactttgaaaacttattttCAGCCGAAACAAATAACAGCAACTTGAATCCAAGCTTTTGAAGACAAGTGGTGATATTTGAAACTCATTTCATCCCtcccaaataaataaatatgaatttaaCACAGTGAGAGCAAgatcatttcgatgaattgaaTACGGTTCAGATAATTAGGCAACTACGCATCATATCGGCGTGAAGAATTTACTCGATAATGTAACTCGATAACGTAATCCAAATATTTTATCTGCATTGATAAATCTTTGCACTCACCATTCGGCAATCTTCTTATGACACCTCATTACGCTGTTTTCGATGTCGATCGGATGATATCGCATGCCTCTGAGTAAAATCGCTTCATCAAGTGCACCAACCACGAACACCGCATCGTGGAGCTCAGCGTCTACCGGAGGTCCTTCCGCCTCCGAGGCAGAACTATCTCCTGGTGTGTCACCTACAGCTGATTGTTGGACGCTTTCGGTGCGCCTGAGGAAACCCAGGTAGCCAGTTCTCGCGTAAACTTCTCCGGTATTGCCTGTGACAAGACGGGCGTTGAAGTGATCTGCATAGTCACTTTCATCTCCGTAGATCGTAAAGTATCCACTGGCGTTGTGCGAAGATTGAACCCAGATTTCTCCGAGGTGCGAATCCCCGCACTGACCCTTTGTCTCCGGGTTTGCAATGATCACTTTTACTCCTGGTAACAGTTTCCCCGATTCCATTAAGCACAAGGAATGAGGACTTCCTCTCTCTACTAACGATACTCTGTCGTTTCTCAGGGCCCGTAAATCAACATATACGGTCGATGGTTCTGGACTAGATGCTCCCTGTTGGAAATTGAGATAAAATCATTGACATTTGCAGAAACATTGAGAGATCCGTTCAGCGCGACCCAAAGACGACGACAAACCTGAAGACATATGGCTGTGTTGACTCTGCAGCCAAAGGAAGTAGATACCGCACGAGGGCTCAACCCAAGAGCGGAAAAGAGTTTGCTGAAGCTGGTCGTCAACGCTATCCGTGGTCTCTCTTCGGCAACAACGACGCACGTTCTAACACAGGCAAGACTAACACCACGAGTCTTGAGAGCATGTACGGAAGAACCAAGACCCTTCGTGCACAATTCCATTACACCGTAGGAACAGAAAGTGTCTCTTACTCTGTGCTGACTCACCGCGGATAGCCATGAAGCGGGATTCGCTTCGACCTGTAAGGAATCGATCATAGACTCGTTAGTACACAATTGCAGCGGCTTTTTGTTTTATAGTGTAGAATACCGATTGAAATGATGAATTACCTCCGACGGTGGTATAAGAATGGAATGATGCCCGCTGTATATGCTGCTGAGACACCACAGTGCGAATCCCAGACCGGAATACGGGTCCAAACATAAGGCTATGTGTCTCGATGGATACAACTCACAAGCGAGTTTCATAGCTCGACACAAGGAGGTAACCGCTGCATGTGACATTTTGATTCCGGCAAGCATGCCTGTCGTCGATACGCTAAAATCTAAATACGCTAACATCTCTGCCGTCGGAGCTCTGTACATTACCGGAAGCTTCTTTTTTGGCATATCGTCCATATCCAACGTCGTTGGCCAAGTTTTCATGTCAACTACGTTGTTAGCTTCCTGCGGGACGGATGGAAATTACTAATTATTCATGGCTCACGTGAAAGTAATCAACGGTCCGTTgatttctatatgtatacctttgaCTTCAGGAGCTTCAGCAGAGTTTGATTAGACAAGACCAGTACGGATTTACTGACGTCCACGATCATTCTAACGGTGGGTAGGGTAGTTTGAAGATTTTGTGGATGAGGTGGTCTGATTGTGACCGGTACAGCCCCGACGTACAAGCACCCGTAGAAAGCACAAATCAGATCTATTCCAGGAGGGAAAATCAGCGCAACGTGGTCCCCCGTATTGATTCGTCCCCGATCTAACAGCAAATTTCCAATCCTCTCTGCTTTTTTGTGCAGCTGCGAACACGACAACGAAGTCGCTATTGCTCCCTTCGCGTTCAGCAGCGTGAAGATTACGTGATCCGAGGTACTGGCGGCCCGCCACCGTAGAATTTCTGATATAAATTGATACTGTAACAGGAAAAACCGTGAGTTTCACGCGACTTGCACCCAGGAAATCGATATCCGTAGGAAAGAACAATAGATGGTGCTACCTTCTTGGCACTGTCACTGTCTTCGTCCAGGATCCCCATATCTCGTCCCTGCGCTGACGCCAAACGATTCCCTTGGACGATGTTGCCGACCATAACGCTGGCTGGTCCAACGTCTGCAACAGAATCCCCCGCTACACGCCCCCGCACCATTCCGTTAGTAAACCAACACAAACACTCAACCCAATAATGAGTACCTCGCACACTCTCCCCTGACTGAGACCAGAAAATAAAAGCTAGCGAATAGGTGGTGTActttaatatatatgtatatgagagcaatttataataaatttgagtggcaaaaaataatacagGCTTATGGGGTATCGGGGGTCATTCAGAACTCAGCCAAAAGAAAGAGGGAACGACAAAATTTATGGGGTACATGCTAAGCACAAGGTACCAAATGgcataaaatgtaaaaacaaAGCTCAGCATAACATTATGCAATGTTAACATAGGTGGCAAGACGACACATTTGGCCGAAGGATTCTCCATgtcgttgaatatttattctgATTTTTATGGGGGATGAATATGGCTAACTAAaagattttcaacattttggaaGATATTCGAAACTTGCCACCTATGAAAGATGTTTGTGTTCAACTGTAATTTTGATGTTGAAAATCAAGAATTAGACATATTGTCTGAATTTGTCGCCTCAATGGATTCGATATACAGTAAAACAAAGTGTGGCTAATTGTAAGACAATCTGCGATCGGTGTGATGTATGTAAAATTATGCAAAACACTGGTCCGCCGACTAAATTAAGCTACAAATAAAACGACTCGAAAACTATCATTGTTTCCGAAAAGTGTAGAGAATTGCTTGTTCTCCTTTGTATATCATGTCGAGTACTTCAGAAAGATAATAAgttaaataatatatgtatgtttttgAAAGTGATAAAtgagcgaaaataaaaaacgatagACTGTGTAGAGCTAGATGATTCATTTGATTCACACTGTTATACCATCTGAAATGTACAGATACGAATACAAACAAGTAGCAACATTTACTTCAACAGTGAATCAGAAGCTTCCAAAACTCCGCAGTGGACGTTACGTACGCGATGGAATACAATGATTTCAACAATTGGATCGTGACCGAAacgattaatgaaaaaatagcaTATTACACATAGCGGAAACATTTAtgtcatatttttcttcacgcgAAATAAGTatagttggaaaatttcgagtcgctcgaatatttttcacaatgTCTCGTAAGCTTCTGAATTGTGAATTGCATAAAGGATATCGTCAACGTtttcttgagaaaaaaaaagaacgaacttACGGCAAGCTACCAACAGTTGGTTGTCCTGTAGCCAATGTTCACGATGAAGCAAAGATTTTACTTACACGAACGTTTGATTGGAATCGCGTTTACACACCTGATCCTACGGATGATTTATGACATAGGTTGGACGGTATTGCTTACCCGAATGTACTTCGCGAGGTTTTGGTAAGTTGGTCACGCAAGTATGTGGGCAAAGTAATACGTTTGCAGGATGTAATGCTCCTTCCAAGAAACGCCGTTTTGTTTCCGACAAATGTATTCCTCCCAGAGGCGTTTTTGGAAGATAATTAGGAGGCACTAGGGCAAGACAATAAATTCCAACCGCATGAATCGAGTCTACAGCTTGTAGCACCCTGGACATCCATTGAAAGCTCTGCGAAATAAAcgataaatcaaaaatcaatcacACGTTGCCAACGACAACTTCTAGCTGAAGTAAAATTTCGTCAGCGGTAGAATTATCCTCACCTCTTCCTCGCTGCAGTCCGGTCTCTGTTCGGCAACCACGCATATCCTTTCATCTCGTAGTACCCTGACGCTAAATACGGCGATTCTGCCtcggtaaataaatttcattggtTCCACAGCCAGTACAGTAGCAATGATGTCATCCGCGTTGTGTTTTCTCCCGGTGACGGTCATTAAGCCGTCCCGCGATCCGCAAACAAAAACTAGACCACCAGGACCAAGGAAACCGAGCAGTCCAGATCTCGTGTACTCCACTTCGCCTTGCGGAGTTCCATCCGGTTGTAACGGAGATACTTTGAAGGTGTTATTCGTGAGCCCTTGGAGTCCCCAGTACTGATTTCCCGTCGCCGAACTATGAACGCATATTTCTCCAACTTCGTCAGTTTTGCAGATGAACGGCTGCCCTTCCATTTTAACAACTACGACGACACCTGAAAAGGAGAATAATGGTCAATAGACAATCGGCGAGTAACGATTCCTACAGGAATTCCGATGGAGCAATAGACTCCGCCTTACTTCCAGGCATGACCTGTCCACAGTCCTGCAGGGTGAGTGAAGTCAGAGAATTTTCTTGGTCAACGCGAACGACTCCGTAGCTAAGCCCGGACATTGACAGGACGCCTCGTCCGGTTGCATTCACACCCGCTCGTCCAGGTCTCCTCACGGATACGGTAAGAGCTTCACTGGAGGACGCACACGGGCACACAGCGTCAGGTCGGAGACCCttggattgaaaaactgaTAGGAATTGATCGCAGGAGGACAAGGACCAGGGGTTGGCGCCGTCAGCGACGAGCAGGAGTCTGAGGGACGACAAGGAAATGTCTTTGTGATCTTTGGTCGCGAGCAGGCCCCAATGCAAGTCTCTGGATTTCACAACAGCGACAGTCGCTCGATGCTTGGTGATCATCTGCATCCAACTGGCGGGGCTGACCTTCATCAGAGCGTACGGAATGAAGACTACGTGCATTCCGTTAAGAATACTGGTCAGCGTGCTGTGCCACAGTCCCACTTCCCTCTTAAAATCTAAGACACACACGGCATTTTCACCCTCGGTATAACCGCAGGCCATCGTCAAAGCTCTACAATTAGCCAGCATAGCTGCCCTGGTAACGGTGACTCCCATAACGGAACCGTCCTTGTCAGTCGTGTATTCTATGTACGCCGGAGTGTCGTCGGTCAGTCTTGGCGGAGGCGACCAGTCCTTCGGCGTCTTTCCGAGATGCTCGGTGACGAACCAATGCAGCTTCGGCCAGCCCTTGAACGCGACCACTTCGCCGGCTGCGGTCTTGGGCAAACCCTTGAGACACACCTCGCTAGTAAGAGCGACTTGTATGCCGCAACTACCTAGGAGAAATCCGATCTGCTGCGATCCCGCATCTCGCCGAGTCAGAGGTACCTCGATAGGAACCGGTACGATTCCGGCTTGAAGGCAGCCGTAAAAAGCACACATAAAACTAATCGGGTCGTTGTTCGGGTAGACCAAGGCTATGCGGTCGCCAGGTTTTAGGCAGCAGTCCCCGCTGCGACTCAGTGCTTTGTTCAATAAAGTGTAAGCAATTTTGTGAGATCGGCTCAACAGTTTTCCGTAGGTGAGAGGTACGTATGGTTTTCCGTTTGGATCCAGAACGGTCGCGGCCGGAGCTTTGTAGCTAGCCGAACCGTATCGTTGTATGGCCGCCTCCAAGGATCTCGGTAGCCCCGAAGGGACCGAGAGCTGTTCGCCAACGGCGGAAGTCATCGAACCTCCCTCCGGCTTCGGCGCATTCGGATCTTTGGGGTTCGCCGCTATTTCCAGCTCTATGTCGTCGTCCTCGTAGAACTCCGGTAGCGGCCTTCTCTTCGGTCTTTTCAGAGTGTTCAAGAGCTGCTGAATTTTCGCGGAGACCTTCCACCTCCCGGTTGTCCCGGTATTGTCCTCTACCACGTGATAGCGGTTCACTCTGTCGGCTCCGGGTCTCCGGGATTGCGTGGTGTGCGTTACGTCTGGAGGTTGAATGTTGCAATAAGCGTGAGGTGCGTACTCCGCGATGTCCGTGATGTCCGCAGGTGGGCGCCTGGCAGGCGGTCTCGGGGGTGGCGGAGTGTCTCGTGCGGAACCTGTGCTACTGGTGTCGGAAAGTCCCGTTCCCGTTGGTCCCCCGGCTCCCGGGCTCTCTTCCGTGACAACGCTGTCCTCGTCGCTGCTGGATTCTCCGCTGTCTCGACGTTCTCGATCCGGACTTCTGGCCATCACAGACGTACGCTTCGACGGCATTGGGAGCGACGGCTTTGGGCGACCTTGCATGGCAGCCAACGCCTGCTGGACTGCCTCTTGGCGTACCTCTGCATCGATAAGTAACGTTagtttaataaataataccaGGAAATCTGAATTGTGCACGGctattttcaatgttttcatTACTCGATACGATTCATAATTTATATTCCCAGAAATAACGCGCCACAAATTATGTGTTATCAAACCGAAATTTGTTACTCGCCAGATTTATATTTagatatatattaataattccaTAAGCGAGACAATCTCGAACGATAGCAAAGACTTTCTAGCATTAAAATGTCGGCGTTTAAAACTCACATCTGTTTCTATGTTTCACTGTTGTAATAAACGGCGTTATGGATCGAGCATTCGATATAGGAACAAGAAtattgagcgaaaaaaattggtgcGATTATCAGATCGTAACTGAAATCTTAGTTTTCTTGAATATAAAAGTACCACATGCAACATTAAGACATTCGCAATATCCACAGTAATATGATGAGATAAACATATAGAGAAAATGCAAATTTAGTATATCTACATGCAATGCAGTGTCTGTGTTTATAATTGTTGGTATTCAATttggaaatcgaaatttgaagaagaCCGACGTTTCGTTTCACTGCTATTTCATCTCTggtgatatgaaaattttctgatgtTGTAAAAACCTCCGCCGAAATTCCCTATCTATTGCAAGCGTCCTGCATAATCTTATCTACGAGAGAAGAACGGATGCGGATAGATATTTGCTCAGCTGATCCACTGCGTGTTTGGAAACTATCGGTGGACCGGAGATTTTCAacttcagactttgaaaattgaggcACAAGAAAtcaggagaaaagaaaagtggagAATTTGCAAAACAAGACTCTCGAGACATCTTCACCGATATTAGTCACAGATATTTACCTTCTTATCTGTTCTACGATAAAATCAAACTCACTGCGGATAGGCTGAATCATAGATAAAGgctatctatacatataaatcgGCATAGAATTGTGATGACCCGGAAAGAGACCAGAAAATTTACCCTACTTTTAATCTTATCTCTGACAAAGCGATGGAAATCAATTATGTTGGCCGGCAGACGTGCGCATCCTGCAGCAGCtttgttgaaagaaaaacgaaaagcgtcaaatcgaacaaatattTCAAGTAAATCACAAATGCGAGGCATGAAGCGCACCCCGGTAATTAATTCTTGTTAatctttcattcaattttaaattcacCTTCGAAAGCACCGCGagtaaattcattttatcgatcGAGTTCTTTTTATGAATCCGGCAAACGCAATGAGATTAAAATCACGGCGAGGGGGTCGGAAAATCGATTACAACTAGAGAGAAGTTCCATATAATCAGGCGtaagaagagaacgaaaaggCAACTCACATTCCAAAACGTGAATTATTTGCGTTTCGAAGATCATTCCTATTTTAAAATAAGAtgcaaaaatgaagaatagaTGGAGgttatcaaagaaaattggcAGCATTCGAAGAAATTTACGTGTAATTCAGCCATTCTAAAAGTCATTGACATAGATagcggaatatttttttcacgtcacgCAGACCTGACGCACCTCATTGTCAGATCTTGATTTATTAGGAGTAGATAAAGGCAGAGATTCACTCGTTTCCCACGATATTATGTTTCGATCTAGATTTCAATTATTGTCTTCATTCTTtacggcttttttttttccttccaatttATGATACTCACCAGAATGATAGCGGCTTTCATTGCGCGTGAGCCTTCGATTTCCGCGTCTAGCAGCTGCCGTATTTGAATTCGCAGCGTTTCCCGAACCAACGGAGCCCGAGGGACTCGCAATTCCTGGGGCCAGCCGGCCTCCTGCatgcaacaacaacaataacaacaatctaacaacgacaacgattaGAACAGacacaaagaataaaaaaaaaaaataaaaaaataatttcaataacagGACAACGGTAGCGacgacggtagaaaaaaaaatatcgcgataaCCACAAGGAATTTAAATGCGGTCTCAGTATTTCATTAtttgatcggttttttttcccccttcagACAACGAAATCCGACCACCGTTAAGAAATATGACCCATAACGCAATTGAATTTCGCTCGGACCCGCTGCGATATTTTTccaaggaaaaattcaacaaatgaACTAACCAACTCCAAACCGCATGGCATGCAATTATCCAGCGCTAATTATCACGTCCactaattgtataattattattttaccctTCACCAATAACCAACACCGATACATGATATTATcgtataattaaaattcaaccaGAGCCTCGCTGTTCGAAAGAATTCTTCATAGACTatcagaaaaaacgaaaataaagaaaaaaattaaaaaatttttgcctaCGATTACCTGGTATccgtttattaatttttttcaataactctCCCGGTCGACGATTATTGTCGTTAACGCACAAATCTCGCACCGATTTccagtcgaaaaaaattcgaaaaattgatattcaattaaattttagcgattaaaaaacgaatcgaaataaatatcgcagcagcggcggcggcggc
Proteins encoded in this window:
- the LOC105691933 gene encoding disco-interacting protein 2 homolog A isoform X2, which codes for MRPLSFENLRRLVGRGKDRDEPSFKRSESFKRISIRKSYLDRGKRRQKLQQKNAAEAREKNQNVVTPSTGGNQTGKLLPNRDSETPISLQEDVVGVIGYGEWLHGVRTAHDINSSGATNAQQQNQIQSHDTSLLSNKSTVDLSNELANRFEVLKLEKSPVIGRRDIRSNAGHSQVQLVILDNKDRNSPDSAESQLQSDQGTTPSVSISFGRIWRDGIPVSSLVPGAPCAHHSLDSALKERKPQPTVSRTVSAPEKCPVTIREDGTNASHGFGFSLSISRLAAFRRSKNGFFRKKTPKPSLSVSPDGYFKRISAPRKSTAASLGNSSFRKKGGRRSSTRKFEGTRKTRLVTEAGGEVEDRSSSPVWFVPPERRRSRRHRRVWREIRYFPDEVEAQIDRDAYSNHSDEFDDQKLLLSGDFNQRSESRNDIFANDNRRRPSSSSSSSPSSGQFSAVGKISDFNEDKLVSAELRVSGALAKRRSWQPDVPANYFASRKFKNFVGRLDNSSSSASLASAVVCTPKESERSYNRCPSCTSESDSEPLQNQPSLVMNEKGGKQRHDQQNIQHHQQRRRPLRRRSQLRRGGQPVYLVRKCSSLRRNRSRDITQKGYEKKRTRLLQQYSSKQQGGGGGGGGVGNTVVGVVGVAGGFGSGSSERSGSGGIGGGGVGSGTGYGSGGTGGGGGGRPQPRARRTQRRVTHSEKRYHSGGRLAPGIASPSGSVGSGNAANSNTAAARRGNRRLTRNESRYHSEVRQEAVQQALAAMQGRPKPSLPMPSKRTSVMARSPDRERRDSGESSSDEDSVVTEESPGAGGPTGTGLSDTSSTGSARDTPPPPRPPARRPPADITDIAEYAPHAYCNIQPPDVTHTTQSRRPGADRVNRYHVVEDNTGTTGRWKVSAKIQQLLNTLKRPKRRPLPEFYEDDDIELEIAANPKDPNAPKPEGGSMTSAVGEQLSVPSGLPRSLEAAIQRYGSASYKAPAATVLDPNGKPYVPLTYGKLLSRSHKIAYTLLNKALSRSGDCCLKPGDRIALVYPNNDPISFMCAFYGCLQAGIVPVPIEVPLTRRDAGSQQIGFLLGSCGIQVALTSEVCLKGLPKTAAGEVVAFKGWPKLHWFVTEHLGKTPKDWSPPPRLTDDTPAYIEYTTDKDGSVMGVTVTRAAMLANCRALTMACGYTEGENAVCVLDFKREVGLWHSTLTSILNGMHVVFIPYALMKVSPASWMQMITKHRATVAVVKSRDLHWGLLATKDHKDISLSSLRLLLVADGANPWSLSSCDQFLSVFQSKGLRPDAVCPCASSSEALTVSVRRPGRAGVNATGRGVLSMSGLSYGVVRVDQENSLTSLTLQDCGQVMPGSVVVVVKMEGQPFICKTDEVGEICVHSSATGNQYWGLQGLTNNTFKVSPLQPDGTPQGEVEYTRSGLLGFLGPGGLVFVCGSRDGLMTVTGRKHNADDIIATVLAVEPMKFIYRGRIAVFSVRVLRDERICVVAEQRPDCSEEESFQWMSRVLQAVDSIHAVGIYCLALVPPNYLPKTPLGGIHLSETKRRFLEGALHPANVLLCPHTCVTNLPKPREVHSDVGPASVMVGNIVQGNRLASAQGRDMGILDEDSDSAKKYQFISEILRWRAASTSDHVIFTLLNAKGAIATSLSCSQLHKKAERIGNLLLDRGRINTGDHVALIFPPGIDLICAFYGCLYVGAVPVTIRPPHPQNLQTTLPTVRMIVDVSKSVLVLSNQTLLKLLKSKEANNVVDMKTWPTTLDMDDMPKKKLPVMYRAPTAEMLAYLDFSVSTTGMLAGIKMSHAAVTSLCRAMKLACELYPSRHIALCLDPYSGLGFALWCLSSIYSGHHSILIPPSEVEANPASWLSAVSQHRVRDTFCSYGVMELCTKGLGSSVHALKTRGVSLACVRTCVVVAEERPRIALTTSFSKLFSALGLSPRAVSTSFGCRVNTAICLQGASSPEPSTVYVDLRALRNDRVSLVERGSPHSLCLMESGKLLPGVKVIIANPETKGQCGDSHLGEIWVQSSHNASGYFTIYGDESDYADHFNARLVTGNTGEVYARTGYLGFLRRTESVQQSAVGDTPGDSSASEAEGPPVDAELHDAVFVVGALDEAILLRGMRYHPIDIENSVMRCHKKIAECAVFTWTNLLVVVVELDGSESEALDLVALVTSAVLEEHHLVVGVVVVVDPGVVPINSRGEKQRMHLRDGFLADQIDPIYVAYNM